Below is a genomic region from Azoarcus sp. KH32C.
TTGTAGCGCACCTCATGCATGCGGGCGACCGTGAAGTTGTCCTTGAGGCGGGTCGCGAGCACCGCGCCGGGGGCCGGGGCGAAGGTGACGATGGCCGCTTCGTAGTCGTACAGGTCTTCGCCGAAGAAGTCCCCGAGCCCGTTGCGGAAGAGGCTCGCGCGGTCGCTGCCGCAGTGGTTGAGCTTGTGCACGACGCGCCACGCGCCGCGCCCGTCGAGCGCGTCGCGGTCGTAGTAGACGATGCCGATGTGGGAGAACCGCAATCCCCATTCGGTGAGATTCTGCCCGGCGCGGGCGATGACCGCGGCCTGGGCGCCGCTGCGTTCCAGCGCCGTGAGCGTGTGTGCCGCGAGTTCGAGGCTCTTCGCGAGTTCCTGCGTCGTGAGCTTGCGCTCGGTGCAAGGGCGGCCGGCGAAGGCGGGCGGCGCGGAGACGAACACCACGACGGCAACGAGGACCGCCGCCCGGAAGCGACGGGCGACGGCGGCGAGGGCGTTCATGGCGTGATCCTCTCGCCGTAGAGCAGTGCCTGGCCGATGGCGTTCGGGATGAAGCACAGCGCCTGCCCCGCAGCCGACAGGATCCATCCGGCCGATAGCGCAGTCACGGTTAGGACGGTGCCGATGGCGACGGCCGAGGCCTCGATGCCCGCCGCGCTGAGCTCGACGCTCGCGCGGGCCCCGTCCGATGCGCGTTCGAGGATCCAGACGGTGCCATGCGCGGAGACGTCGATCGCGGTGACGGTGAGCACCGCGCCGGCGGAGAGGACCATCGCCGGCGCGGCGACGACGGAGGCGAGGGGCAGGGCGAGCGACAGCGCGGAGACGGCGCTCGCGTCCGAGGGGTTGCCGTGGGCGCGCGCTTGTCGGGCAACGAGGGCGAGGGCGGCGAAGGGGGTGGCGCCCAGCAGGGCGAGAGCGGTGCGGCGGTGGGCTGCGTTCATGTGAGGCTCCTGTTGAAAGTGCGAGCGCTCATTGGGCGCTCGGCGGGACGGCGCTCCGTGCGGCAGCGGTCTGAACGGGTGGGCGGGATGCGTCTTCGGCGGTACGGGCGGTGCGTAGCGCGCATTCGGCGCGGTCGGCCTCCCACGCGTCGCGCAGCGTCTTCGCGAGCGTGAAGGCGCTCGAGATCAGGTACAGCCAGCTCACGCCGAGGTAGGCCTTCCAGGTTGGGTTGATGTCCATGCGCCACAGTCCCCAGCCGGTGAGCGCCATCGCCAGCAGGAAGCCGCCCCAGACGACGAGGCGCCACAGCGGCGAGTCGTCGGTGCGGGATTCGGTGTCGCGGACGAACTTCGCAAGCACGAAGGCGCTGGTGAGGCAGAAGGCGTAGCCCATGACCATGAAGGCGCGGTCGAGATCGGCGCCGGGCAGCGCGGCGAGGCCGCTCGCGCACAGCAGGGCGGCGAGTCCGAAGGAGATCCAGACCTGGAGGCGCCACGCGCGGGTGTCGCGGCAAACGGGGGCTTGCATGACGGGCTCCTGTAATGAAGGTGAGCCGATCATTCGCCCGTTGCGCTATCGGTACAAATCGTTCGTGCGAAGTTCGTCGGATTTGTGCTTTTGGTATCGAAAGACGATACTTAATGACATGCGGCTCGCGCTGCGCACGTCATGCAGATAGTCTTGGCGCCAATCCCACACGGACAACGCACATGAGCACCACCGCCGATCTGGTCACCGCGCTGAAAGCCGAGCTGAAGTCCGCCGGGCTCACCTACTCCGCGCTCGCCGAACGTCTCGGCATGGCCGAGTCGAGCGTCAAGCGGATGTTCTCGACGAGCGGCGACATGCCCCTGTCGCGCATCGACGCGATCTGCCGCGCGCTGAACCTCGACTTCGCCGACCTCGCGCGCAGCGTCGCGGAGAAGGAGCCGCTGCTCGCCGAACTCTCGCTGGCGCAGGAAAGGGCCGTCGTCGGCGACCGTAAGCTGCTGTTGGTGGCGATCTGCTGCCTGAGCCACTGGACGGCCGAGCAGATCATTGCGACCTACCAGATGGGCGAAGCCGAAGTCGTCAAGCACCTGACCCGCCTCGACCGCCTCGGCGTAATCGACCTGCGTCCCGGCAACCGCTACCACCTGAAGGTCGCGAAGGGATTCCGCTGGCGTCCGCACGGGCCGGTGATGCAGTACTTCCGCGAAGACGTCATCGACGACTACTTCGCCGGCGGCTTCGACGGCGAATCCGAGATGCTGATGGTGGTCCACGGCCAGATCGGCCGCGGGCTCGCGCATTCCTTCCGCGAACGGCTCGCGCGCGTCGGGCAGGATTTCGCCCAGCAGCACATCGCCGACCAGAAGCTCGCGCCCGCCGACCGCCGCCCCTATACGCTCGTGATCGGCATGCGCTCGTGGCTGATGGCGGCCTTCCGCGACCTGAAGCGGCCCGACGTCGCGTGGCCTGATGCACCGTCGGCGCGCTGAGCACCCCTCGAACTCATACCAATACCATCGAACGACGAGACCCGACCATGCTCCGTCCCCTGATAAAGCTCGTGCTCCGCGGCCTCGCCCGCATCCTGTTCCGCGTGCGTGTGATCGGCACGGCGCCTGCCGAAACCGGCCGCCTGCTCGTGATCGCGAACCACGAGTCCTTCCTCGACGGCCTGCTGCTGGGCCTCTTCCTGCCGCTCGACCCGGTGTTCGTCGTGCATACCGGCGTCGCGAAGAACCGCTGGTTCAGGATGATGCTGTCGCTCGTCGATTACCTCGCCGTCGACCCGACGAGCCCGATGGCGATGAAGAAGGTCGTGCGCCTGCTCGAATCCGGGCGTCCCGTCGTGATCTTCCCGGAAGGGCGCATCACGACCACCGGCAGCCTGATGAAGACCTATGACGGCCCGGCCTTCGTCGCCGCGCGCACCGGCGCGACGATCCTGCCGGTGAAGATCGACGGCGCCGCGCGCACCTATTTTTCGCGCATGG
It encodes:
- a CDS encoding DUF2145 domain-containing protein, with amino-acid sequence MNALAAVARRFRAAVLVAVVVFVSAPPAFAGRPCTERKLTTQELAKSLELAAHTLTALERSGAQAAVIARAGQNLTEWGLRFSHIGIVYYDRDALDGRGAWRVVHKLNHCGSDRASLFRNGLGDFFGEDLYDYEAAIVTFAPAPGAVLATRLKDNFTVARMHEVRYNMLAYPWATRYQQSNQWAIETLAFALEPGATDRSRAQAWLRLRGYQPTTLHIDALRRLGARMGSANVAFDDHPPERRFTDRIDTITADSVLDWLMRSGLGLERLTVR
- a CDS encoding YiaA/YiaB family inner membrane protein — protein: MQAPVCRDTRAWRLQVWISFGLAALLCASGLAALPGADLDRAFMVMGYAFCLTSAFVLAKFVRDTESRTDDSPLWRLVVWGGFLLAMALTGWGLWRMDINPTWKAYLGVSWLYLISSAFTLAKTLRDAWEADRAECALRTARTAEDASRPPVQTAAARSAVPPSAQ
- a CDS encoding helix-turn-helix transcriptional regulator, which produces MSTTADLVTALKAELKSAGLTYSALAERLGMAESSVKRMFSTSGDMPLSRIDAICRALNLDFADLARSVAEKEPLLAELSLAQERAVVGDRKLLLVAICCLSHWTAEQIIATYQMGEAEVVKHLTRLDRLGVIDLRPGNRYHLKVAKGFRWRPHGPVMQYFREDVIDDYFAGGFDGESEMLMVVHGQIGRGLAHSFRERLARVGQDFAQQHIADQKLAPADRRPYTLVIGMRSWLMAAFRDLKRPDVAWPDAPSAR